From the Streptomonospora nanhaiensis genome, the window TCGGGCGACACGGTCACCGTGTCGTGGGACGCGGTGGAGGGCGCGGCGGAGTACCGCGTCACCCCCGGCGGCGACGGTGCGGCGGCGCTGCAGGAGGCCACCGCGACGGGCACCTCCCACACCTACCAGCCGCGGGGGGCCGGGCGCTGCTACTCGTTCACGGTGACGGCGCTGGGCGCCGACGGCACCGCGGCCGAGAGCGGCACCACCAGCCAGGCCAGCTGCGTACGCGAGTTCAACTGACCACGCCGGCGGGCCGCCCGCGGGCGGCCCTGCTGAGGACGGCAGAAGGGAGCGACGGTGTCGCCCAGGAAGCACCGCACCAGGACCTGGATCACGGCGGCGGGCGCCGTGGCGGCCATCACCGCCTCGCTGTTCATGACGTCGGCGACGGCGGCTCAGGGCGCCGACCCCGCCCAGGTGTGCCGCAGCGGCGGAGGAGCCGACGGCAGCGCCTACACCCAGCCGGTCAACCAGGTGGCGGTGCCCGGCGGCAAGGGCACCGTGTACCTCTACTACGACTCCGCCACCGGTATCAACTGCGCCGTCACGATGGGATCCGTCTCGGGGGCCACCTACATGGACGTCGGGCTGCGCCGCACCCAGGAGGGCGCGGGCGAGTGGGACTCGGGCACCTTCTCCTCCTACGCCGGGCCGGTCTACGTATCGGCCAAGGGCATCTGCGTCGACTTCACCGGCGCCGTCGGCGACCGCTCGGTCACCGTGATCGGCAAGAACTGCGGCGCCTGAGCCGCCCGGCCCGCGCCGCGCGCGTGCTGCGCGGCGGGTCCCGGGCACCGGTATAGGGTGCCGTGCGTGGCGGCCCGCCCGCGCCGCGTGGGGGCGGCGGCGCCGCGGCAGTCCCGCAGCCAGCACAGGGGGAGACCGCAGATGAGTCCGTCCATCGCAACCACCACCAGGGTGTCGCGCGAGGAGCTGCTGGAGTTCGTCCGGCCGCGCCACCGCGCCGTCCTCCTCACCCGGCGCGCCGGCGGTGAACCGCAGATGTCGCCCGTGACCTGCGGGGTGGACGACTCGGGCCGGATCGTGGTCTCGACCTACCCCGAGCGCGCCAAGGCCCGCAACGCCGCCCGCGACCCCCGCGTGAGCGCGGTCGTGCTCTCCGACGAGTGGAACGGGCCCTGGGTGCAGGTGGACGGCACCGCCGAGGTGATCGAGGGCGAGGACGCCGTCGAGCCGCTGGTGGAGTACTTCCGCAACATCTCCGGTGAGCACCCCGACTGGGAGGAGTACCGCGCCGCCATGCGCCGCCAGGGCAAGGCCCTGCTGCGCCTCACGCCGGAGCGCTGGGGGCCGGTCGCCACCGGCGGGTTCCCC encodes:
- a CDS encoding spore-associated protein, which encodes MSPRKHRTRTWITAAGAVAAITASLFMTSATAAQGADPAQVCRSGGGADGSAYTQPVNQVAVPGGKGTVYLYYDSATGINCAVTMGSVSGATYMDVGLRRTQEGAGEWDSGTFSSYAGPVYVSAKGICVDFTGAVGDRSVTVIGKNCGA
- a CDS encoding PPOX class F420-dependent oxidoreductase — its product is MSPSIATTTRVSREELLEFVRPRHRAVLLTRRAGGEPQMSPVTCGVDDSGRIVVSTYPERAKARNAARDPRVSAVVLSDEWNGPWVQVDGTAEVIEGEDAVEPLVEYFRNISGEHPDWEEYRAAMRRQGKALLRLTPERWGPVATGGFPARLA